Below is a window of Tolypothrix bouteillei VB521301 DNA.
CAATTACGAGAAGCTCAAGCTAATTTAAAGCAAGCTCAGGTAGAATTACGCAAAACTCAACTTGCGTTAAAATCAGCCCAAGCTCAGTTAAAATCTAGTGAAGTTTCATTAAAAGCAGCTAAAGCACGGCGAGATAGATATCAACCTTTAGCAAAAATCGGCTCAATTTCTGTAGATCAATTTCAAGAAGCACAACTGACCGTACAACAGCAAGAACAACTGTTGATATTACAAACAACCACTTTTGAAGCACAGCAAGAAGCTATTAAGCAGCAACAACAGGCGGTAAAAGCAGCAGAAGCGAGATTGCAAGCAGCCTTTGCATCTCTCGACTCCAATGGTGCGATTCTCACCATCTCTCAAGCGAAAATTGCGGAAGAAACCGCCGCAGTGAAAGTGACCCTAGCTAAATTAAATCAAGAACGAGAACAACTGATCCAACGAAGAGTAGAAATTCAGAAACAGTTAAACCGCGAGAAAGAAGAATTTCAACAAGTAGAAGATGATATAAAAGCTACAGTTCTGCGGGCGACTGCGTCTGGTGTAATTCAACAGCTTAAACTGCGTAATACTTTACAAGTTGTACATCTTGGTGATGTTGTCGCTGAAATTGCACCTAATGATTCTCCTTTAGTCATTAAAGCACTGGTCTCTTCTTCTCATATTCGCCAAGTGGAACAGAATCAATTGGTGCAAGTACGAGTCTCTAGTTGTCCCTATACCGATTACGGAACTCTCAAAGCTCGCGTGAGTTCTATTTCTCCAGATTCTGTTACCTCTGACAACACCATAACTCAAACAAATGCTGTGTATGAGGTATTTATCCAACCAGAAAGCTTGGAACTTAAGCTAGGCGAGCGCCAATGTATCATTCAATCAGGTATGGAAGTCAGGGCAGATATTATTTCTTCTTCAGAAACAGTGCTACAGTTTCTGCTTAGAAAAGCCAGACTGTTAACAGATTTGTAAATTCTACCTTAAAGAAGTCGGGTATTTGGATACCCATCATTTCGGTAGCTCTACAGCCCAGTGGTTCACCACATTAATTTCGATGGGTAAGTGAACGCACTACCCACTCTCGTTCCCTGGTTCTACCAGGGAACGCAGTCGGCGAGGCTCTGCCTCGAGCTCCACTGGAGGCGGAGCCTCCAAAAACAGCATTCCCTGGCTCAGCCAGGGAACGAGGTGAGTGTCCATCAAAACTTATGTGGTGAACCACTAGTTGAAAGATATCAATTAGGCTGTTTTTTTCTATTGTTATTTGAAAAAAAATTACAAAATTCCTTTTAAACCGTAGTAGACACAAGCTAAACTACCAAATATATAGACAAACCCAGTTGCAAAAAAACCGATGGCTCGTCCAACAGAAGGACCGTATTTGGTAATGACGCCGTAAGCGTAGACAATTCGAGCTAATGTGAGCGTTCCACCAAGAAGCCACAGCAGCCAAACCTCAGAATGCATTAATTCCAGCGCAATAATCAGCAGCAAGCCAATAGGTACATACTCTGTAAGATTTCCGTGAGCGCGAACTTTGCGCTGTAAAACAGATTCATCCATAGTTTTGTTAACAGACAACCCTTGGCTGATTTTTTCAACTGTCGCAACCCATGCTGTTGGATTTGTTAGGGGATCGGGTTGCATCAAAACATCCTCTTTTGACTCACCATGCCAAATTCTAGTTCTTGTCCGTTCCATTACCACAATATAGGACAGAGCAAAAGCTATGAGACCATTAAGTCCAATAAAAAAAGTTGAGATTGGAATCATGCTTGTGTGTGTATTATTACAAAAGCGACATTAACTCTTGTCGGCTTTACCAACATCTACAGTAAAATATTGCTTCCTCATTTGTCTTGATATTACAGGACACAGAATTTGATATAAGATGCCAGTATAGATAGAAATTCAATTCTCAAAAAGCGATTGTGATGTCTTATCCGTTTTGATAGGTTTGGAGTAAAGGCTTCTATGACGGTGCCTCCCATAATAGCAATGGAATTTGTTGCAAACGCCATCCAGAGGGCTGTTCAACTGGGCATTAACCGACAAATTCTTCTAAAAATGGCTGGGCTAACAATTGAAGATATTACCAATCCAACGAAAAATGTTTCACTCTACCAGCACACTCAATTATTAGAGAAGCTTGCTGTTCTCAGCAACGACGATTTTTTTGGGTTGCATTATGGCTTTACACATCACGTGTCTAACTTTGGCATATTGGGCTATGTTTTACTAAACTCTGCTACCGTTGGTTCTGCTCTAAATAGCTTGGTTCAATATTTTGGTGTATGGCAACAAGGGACTGAAGTTGCTCTGACACTTGATGGCAATACAGCATGGTTATCTTATCAAGTGACAGATGCAGGAATTCCAGTTCGCAAGCAAGACGCCGAAACAGCGATCGCGTTTGCCATTAATAGCATTCGCACTCTCACCCGTCAACATTGGTACCCCAAAACAGTGTGGCTAGAGCATAACTCTTCTAAAAATACTTCAGAATACAAACAACTGCTGAATACACCCGTACTTTTTAACCAATCTGTTAATGCTATTGCAATGGAAAGCGAACTTCTCAAACAAAAAGTTCCGTTTGCCGATTTAAGTCTCTTACCTATTTTAGAAAGTCGTTTGCATCAGTTCTTTGTTGAGAAAGAAGTAGATAATGAACTAGTAACCTTGGTGAGTCAGTCAATTGCTCGTTCATTGCCGCAAGGATGTCCAACAATAGGAGATATAGCCTTAAGTTTGGGACTCAGCAGTCGTACTTTACAAAGGTATTTACGCGATCGCAATACTACATATAAGCAATTGGTAAACAAAACCCGACATCAACTATCGCTGATGTATCTTAAAGAACTTGAATTATCATTGACTGAAATAGCTTTGCTATTAGGATACTCAGAGTTAAGCGCTTTCGATCGCGCTTTCCAACGGTGGACGGGATTAGCTCCCAACAAGTACCGTGCAATTCAACCATAAAGACTCTGGCGCGTGGAATGTATTGGCAATGTTCCAACACCCCGAAGTTTTGGTGGGTTCTGAATAATTTTTCTATTTAATGGTGCCGTAGCGATGTGGTAGATATAAACTAAACGCTTTCCAGGTGTCAATTATGAAAATTGGTATTCTTGGCAGTGGCAACATGGGTCGCTCTCTTGGTATTCTTTGGGCAGAGCAGGGACATCAAGTCTTCTTCGGTGCTCGAACTCAAGAAAAGGGTGAAGCTGTTGCTGAGTTGGCGGGACACAATACGCAGGGTGGAACAAACGACGAAGCTGCTGCCTTTGGAGATGTCTTACTTTATACTATTAGAGGAGTCGATCCAGTAGAAGCCATCTCCTCAATTGAGATTTTAAACGGCAAAATCCTAATAGATTGCAACAATTTTGAGATTCCAGAAGGATTTACCTACCCGCCTATTGAGCAATCCCTAGCAGAAAAGTTGGCTGCGGAAGTCCCCAATGCTTATGTAGTGAAAGCATTTAACACTTTTGCTCAGGAGGTTTTTGAGCTAGCACCGACGCCTTTGGAAGATTATAAAGTCTCTGTTTTTGTTGCATCAGATAACGAAAACGCTCGAAAAATGGTGATGCAACTTGCTCTTGAAATTGGCTTCACTCCAGTGGATTGTGGAGGGCTACGAAATTCACGGTTAATTGAGGGATTGGGAGATTTTATTCGGTTCTTAATTAT
It encodes the following:
- a CDS encoding NADPH-dependent F420 reductase — encoded protein: MKIGILGSGNMGRSLGILWAEQGHQVFFGARTQEKGEAVAELAGHNTQGGTNDEAAAFGDVLLYTIRGVDPVEAISSIEILNGKILIDCNNFEIPEGFTYPPIEQSLAEKLAAEVPNAYVVKAFNTFAQEVFELAPTPLEDYKVSVFVASDNENARKMVMQLALEIGFTPVDCGGLRNSRLIEGLGDFIRFLIIGQKLGPYATISVDVLPPAQSERLGGRQSSNLR
- a CDS encoding HlyD family efflux transporter periplasmic adaptor subunit; translated protein: MLDADSPSKTKNQGVPNPDFLHSATPEEFLPPISNWCSIGGIVLLAIFGVTLTLANLIKFNVTIKTPAVVRPNGELRLVQAATEGTIKSIAVQANQVIKKGDVIATMNDDRLQTKKNQLLTNIEEATLQLTQLNAQIKALDGQIGAEGKRTNRAIAITQAELERSQQDVQQKKAIASAQLREAQANLKQAQVELRKTQLALKSAQAQLKSSEVSLKAAKARRDRYQPLAKIGSISVDQFQEAQLTVQQQEQLLILQTTTFEAQQEAIKQQQQAVKAAEARLQAAFASLDSNGAILTISQAKIAEETAAVKVTLAKLNQEREQLIQRRVEIQKQLNREKEEFQQVEDDIKATVLRATASGVIQQLKLRNTLQVVHLGDVVAEIAPNDSPLVIKALVSSSHIRQVEQNQLVQVRVSSCPYTDYGTLKARVSSISPDSVTSDNTITQTNAVYEVFIQPESLELKLGERQCIIQSGMEVRADIISSSETVLQFLLRKARLLTDL
- a CDS encoding AraC family transcriptional regulator — its product is MTVPPIIAMEFVANAIQRAVQLGINRQILLKMAGLTIEDITNPTKNVSLYQHTQLLEKLAVLSNDDFFGLHYGFTHHVSNFGILGYVLLNSATVGSALNSLVQYFGVWQQGTEVALTLDGNTAWLSYQVTDAGIPVRKQDAETAIAFAINSIRTLTRQHWYPKTVWLEHNSSKNTSEYKQLLNTPVLFNQSVNAIAMESELLKQKVPFADLSLLPILESRLHQFFVEKEVDNELVTLVSQSIARSLPQGCPTIGDIALSLGLSSRTLQRYLRDRNTTYKQLVNKTRHQLSLMYLKELELSLTEIALLLGYSELSAFDRAFQRWTGLAPNKYRAIQP
- a CDS encoding MAPEG family protein; its protein translation is MIPISTFFIGLNGLIAFALSYIVVMERTRTRIWHGESKEDVLMQPDPLTNPTAWVATVEKISQGLSVNKTMDESVLQRKVRAHGNLTEYVPIGLLLIIALELMHSEVWLLWLLGGTLTLARIVYAYGVITKYGPSVGRAIGFFATGFVYIFGSLACVYYGLKGIL